Proteins encoded in a region of the Paenibacillus sp. E222 genome:
- the atpG gene encoding ATP synthase F1 subunit gamma has product MAKGMREIKRQIKSVQSTKQITKAMEMVAAAKLRKAQEKAEAARPYSEKLKEVVASIAKSTQGVQHPMLESRPVKKTAYLVITSDRGLAGGYNANILRQVNLTLKEKHNSQNDYELFVIGRKGRDYFKRREMAMTSTTTDLSDSPSFADIKSIAHEAVQGFELGKFDELYICYNRFVNALTQIPTVERLLPMETPEVTAAEGPTASYEYEPSPEAVLEVLLPRYAETLIYGALLNGKASELGAKMTAMGNATKNASKLINDLSLTYNRARQAAITQEITEIVAGANAAQG; this is encoded by the coding sequence ATGGCAAAAGGCATGCGCGAAATAAAGCGGCAAATTAAAAGCGTACAAAGCACCAAGCAGATCACCAAAGCAATGGAGATGGTAGCTGCCGCAAAACTGCGTAAGGCGCAGGAAAAAGCGGAAGCAGCTCGTCCTTATTCGGAGAAGCTGAAGGAAGTTGTGGCAAGTATTGCAAAAAGCACGCAAGGGGTTCAGCATCCGATGCTGGAAAGTCGTCCGGTCAAAAAGACAGCTTATCTGGTTATTACATCGGACCGCGGTCTTGCGGGTGGTTACAATGCGAATATTTTGCGTCAGGTTAACCTGACACTCAAAGAAAAACACAACTCTCAGAATGACTACGAATTGTTCGTCATTGGACGTAAGGGACGCGATTATTTCAAACGGCGTGAAATGGCGATGACATCCACTACAACGGATCTTTCCGATTCGCCATCATTTGCAGATATCAAATCCATCGCACACGAAGCTGTTCAAGGGTTTGAATTGGGTAAATTTGATGAATTGTACATCTGTTATAACCGCTTTGTAAATGCGTTGACCCAGATTCCTACGGTAGAACGTCTTCTTCCGATGGAAACACCTGAGGTAACTGCTGCAGAAGGACCGACTGCAAGCTACGAGTATGAGCCGTCTCCTGAAGCTGTACTGGAGGTTTTGCTTCCGCGTTATGCGGAAACGCTGATCTATGGTGCACTTCTGAACGGTAAAGCGAGTGAGCTGGGCGCGAAAATGACGGCCATGGGTAATGCAACCAAAAATGCATCCAAACTCATCAATGACTTGTCATTGACCTATAACCGTGCCCGTCAAGCGGCGATTACGCAGGAGATTACGGAAATTGTGGCAGGTGCCAACGCAGCACAAGGCTAA
- a CDS encoding F0F1 ATP synthase subunit delta has translation MSRDTIVAKRYAKALFEVALGQNQVLEVEQELRTVVIAITGDAEIGKFIESPNISEEAKQNVLRTSLDGKVSEPVLKTVLLLIERGRVELLEDLLNDYVKIEGESLGIADARVYSTYALNDEEQEAVAREFGGRVNKKIRIENIVDPTLLGGLKVAIGDTIYDGSLAGKLERLEQSFNRRVQ, from the coding sequence ATGAGCCGCGATACGATTGTTGCTAAGCGTTATGCGAAAGCATTGTTTGAAGTTGCTCTCGGACAGAATCAGGTGCTTGAAGTCGAACAAGAGCTGCGTACTGTAGTAATTGCCATCACAGGTGATGCGGAAATCGGTAAATTTATCGAGTCACCCAACATCTCTGAAGAAGCAAAACAGAACGTACTTCGCACAAGTCTTGACGGCAAGGTGTCTGAACCTGTTCTGAAAACCGTTTTGCTTTTGATTGAGCGTGGACGTGTTGAACTGCTGGAAGATCTGCTGAATGATTATGTGAAGATCGAGGGCGAATCGCTCGGCATAGCCGATGCGCGCGTGTACTCGACTTATGCCTTGAATGATGAAGAACAAGAAGCGGTAGCCCGTGAATTCGGTGGCCGTGTGAATAAAAAGATCCGTATCGAGAACATTGTCGATCCGACTTTGCTGGGCGGATTGAAAGTTGCCATTGGCGATACGATCTATGACGGCAGCTTGGCTGGCAAGCTCGAACGTCTTGAGCAGTCTTTTAACAGACGAGTACAGTAG
- the atpA gene encoding F0F1 ATP synthase subunit alpha translates to MSIKPEEISTLIKSQIEQYKNDIDVVEVGTVIEVGDGIARVYGLENVMSNELVEFPSGVMGLAMNVEESNVGVVILGPYSDIREGDQVKRTGQIMQVPVGEALIGRVVNPLGIPVDGKGPIATTEFRPVEGKAPGVMDRKSVHEPMQTGIKAIDAMVPIGRGQRELIIGDRQTGKTSIAIDAILNQKGSGMKCIYVAIGQKQSTVAQVVETLRRKGAMEYTIVVTAAASDPSPLLYIAPYSGCSMGEYFMYKGEHVLVIYDDLTKQAAAYRELSLLLRRPPGREAYPGDVFYLHSRLLERAAKLNDELGGGSLTALPFIETQASDVSAYIPTNVISITDGQIFLEADLFNAGQRPAINVGISVSRVGGSAQIKAMKKVAGSLRLDLAQYRELQAFSQFGSDLDKATQARLNRGARMMEILKQGVNQPLPVEQQVVSLYTAVKGFLDEIPTGDVTRFEREFLAFMESSHPEILGSIRDTKELTADNESALKDAIEKFRKSFAVSV, encoded by the coding sequence TTGAGTATCAAACCAGAAGAAATCAGTACATTAATTAAGAGCCAGATCGAACAATACAAGAACGATATCGATGTAGTCGAAGTCGGGACGGTTATTGAGGTTGGTGACGGTATCGCTCGTGTCTACGGACTTGAGAACGTCATGTCCAACGAGTTGGTTGAATTCCCAAGCGGTGTTATGGGTCTCGCCATGAACGTGGAAGAGAGCAACGTCGGTGTCGTTATCCTGGGACCTTACTCGGACATCCGTGAAGGCGACCAAGTAAAACGTACCGGTCAAATCATGCAAGTGCCAGTTGGCGAAGCATTGATTGGCCGCGTTGTAAATCCGCTCGGTATTCCTGTTGATGGCAAAGGGCCAATCGCTACAACAGAATTCCGTCCGGTTGAAGGTAAAGCACCAGGCGTAATGGATCGTAAATCGGTTCATGAGCCGATGCAAACAGGGATCAAAGCGATTGATGCGATGGTTCCAATCGGTCGTGGACAACGTGAGTTGATCATCGGTGACCGTCAAACAGGTAAAACATCGATCGCGATCGATGCCATCCTGAACCAAAAAGGCAGCGGCATGAAATGTATCTATGTTGCTATCGGTCAAAAACAATCTACAGTTGCACAAGTCGTAGAAACTCTCCGTCGTAAAGGCGCAATGGAGTACACGATTGTTGTAACTGCAGCAGCTTCTGACCCATCACCATTGTTGTACATCGCACCGTATTCCGGTTGTTCGATGGGCGAGTACTTTATGTACAAAGGTGAGCACGTACTGGTCATCTATGATGACTTGACCAAACAAGCGGCAGCATACCGTGAGCTTTCCTTGCTGCTTCGCCGTCCACCGGGCCGTGAGGCATATCCGGGTGACGTCTTCTACCTGCACTCCCGTTTGCTGGAGCGTGCTGCGAAGCTGAATGATGAGCTTGGTGGTGGTTCTTTAACCGCACTGCCGTTCATTGAAACACAAGCTTCCGACGTATCTGCATACATTCCGACGAACGTAATCTCCATTACGGACGGACAAATCTTCTTGGAAGCTGACTTGTTCAATGCTGGACAACGCCCGGCGATCAACGTAGGTATCTCCGTATCCCGTGTCGGTGGTTCTGCTCAGATCAAAGCGATGAAAAAGGTTGCAGGTTCCCTGCGTCTCGACCTCGCTCAATATCGTGAGCTTCAAGCGTTCTCCCAGTTCGGTTCCGATCTGGATAAAGCGACTCAGGCCCGCCTGAATCGTGGTGCTCGTATGATGGAAATCCTGAAGCAAGGTGTTAACCAGCCTCTGCCTGTAGAACAACAGGTAGTCAGCTTGTACACAGCGGTTAAAGGATTCCTGGATGAGATTCCTACAGGTGATGTTACTCGTTTCGAGCGTGAGTTCCTCGCGTTCATGGAGAGCAGCCATCCGGAAATTCTCGGGTCTATCCGTGATACAAAAGAATTGACTGCAGACAATGAATCCGCTCTGAAAGATGCTATTGAGAAATTCAGAAAGAGCTTTGCTGTCTCTGTCTAA